From the genome of Streptomyces sp. V1I1, one region includes:
- a CDS encoding ACP S-malonyltransferase, whose amino-acid sequence MLVLVAPGQGAQTPGFLTPWLDLPGAADRITAWSDAIGLDLAHYGTKADADEIRDTAVAQPLLVAAGLLSADALGAVRPGAVAGHSVGEITAAVFAGVIDDAAALGFVRTRGMAMAEAAAVTETGMAAVLGGDPEQVVAHLEKLGLTPANVNGAGQIVAAGTAEQLAALAEDKPEKARVIALKVAGAFHTHHMAPAVATLQEAAADLTVSDPVLPYVSNKDGRTVSTGDEVIARLVGQVANPVRWDLCMETFKEQGVTGLIEVCPGGTLTGLAKRAMPGVQTLALKTPDDLDAARTLVAEHSS is encoded by the coding sequence GTGCTCGTACTCGTCGCTCCCGGCCAAGGCGCTCAGACGCCCGGCTTCCTTACTCCCTGGCTCGACCTCCCCGGCGCCGCCGACCGCATCACGGCCTGGTCGGACGCCATCGGGCTCGACCTTGCCCACTACGGCACGAAGGCCGACGCGGACGAGATCCGCGACACCGCGGTGGCACAGCCGCTCCTGGTTGCCGCCGGCCTGCTGTCGGCCGACGCGCTGGGTGCTGTGCGGCCCGGCGCCGTCGCGGGCCACAGCGTCGGCGAGATCACCGCGGCCGTGTTCGCGGGTGTCATCGACGACGCCGCCGCGCTCGGTTTCGTACGCACGCGCGGAATGGCGATGGCCGAGGCCGCCGCGGTCACCGAGACCGGCATGGCGGCCGTCCTCGGCGGCGACCCCGAGCAGGTCGTCGCCCATCTCGAAAAGCTCGGTCTGACGCCGGCGAATGTGAACGGCGCCGGTCAGATCGTCGCCGCCGGCACCGCCGAGCAACTCGCCGCGCTGGCCGAGGACAAGCCGGAGAAGGCGCGCGTGATCGCTCTGAAGGTGGCCGGCGCGTTCCACACGCACCACATGGCGCCCGCGGTCGCGACCCTCCAGGAAGCCGCCGCGGACCTCACGGTCTCCGACCCGGTCCTGCCGTACGTCTCGAACAAGGACGGCCGCACGGTCTCCACCGGCGACGAGGTCATCGCCCGGCTGGTCGGCCAGGTCGCCAACCCGGTCCGCTGGGACCTGTGCATGGAGACCTTCAAGGAGCAGGGCGTCACCGGTCTGATCGAGGTCTGCCCCGGCGGCACGCTCACCGGCCTCGCCAAGCGCGCCATGCCGGGCGTGCAGACGCTCGCGCTCAAGACCCCCGACGACCTCGACGCGGCCCGCACGCTCGTCGCCGAGCACTCTTCCTGA
- a CDS encoding CdaR family transcriptional regulator, producing the protein MPEPAANVPHPHPATLRRLEQSSGRLAANAIARMDATLPWYRAMPPENRSWIGLVAQAGIAAFTEWFRHPETPQAISTDVFGTAPRELTRAITLRQTVEMVRTTIEVMESAIEEVAAPGDESVLREALLVYAREIAFATAQVYAQAAEARGAWDARLESLVVNAVLSGEADEGAVSRAAALGWNSPEHVCVILGTAPDGDSELTVEAIRRAARHAKLQVLTGVLGDRLVVIAGGSDNPLHVAKGLIGPYAAGPVVAGPVVPDLLAATRSAQAAAAGLKACSAWQDAPRPVLADDLLPERAIASDPAAREQLVEEIYRPLEEAGSALLETLSVYLEQASSLEGAARMLFVHPNTVRYRLRRVTDVTGWSPSDVRSAFTLRIALILGRLADGDSQS; encoded by the coding sequence GTGCCCGAACCTGCAGCGAATGTCCCCCACCCGCATCCCGCGACCCTGCGCCGCCTGGAGCAGTCCTCCGGTCGGCTCGCCGCGAACGCCATCGCACGCATGGACGCGACGCTGCCCTGGTACCGGGCGATGCCCCCGGAGAACCGGTCGTGGATCGGCCTGGTCGCCCAGGCCGGCATCGCCGCGTTCACCGAGTGGTTCCGGCATCCGGAGACCCCGCAGGCGATCTCGACCGATGTCTTCGGTACGGCTCCGCGCGAGCTGACCCGAGCGATCACCCTGCGCCAGACCGTCGAGATGGTGCGTACCACCATCGAGGTCATGGAGTCGGCGATCGAGGAAGTGGCCGCCCCCGGCGACGAGTCCGTGCTGCGCGAGGCCCTCCTCGTCTACGCGCGCGAGATCGCCTTCGCGACCGCCCAGGTGTACGCACAGGCCGCCGAGGCACGCGGCGCCTGGGACGCCCGCCTGGAATCCCTCGTCGTGAACGCCGTACTGTCCGGCGAGGCCGACGAGGGCGCGGTCTCCCGCGCCGCCGCGCTCGGCTGGAACTCGCCGGAGCATGTCTGCGTCATCCTCGGCACCGCGCCCGACGGGGACAGCGAGCTGACCGTCGAGGCGATCCGCCGGGCCGCCCGGCACGCCAAGCTGCAGGTCCTCACCGGAGTCCTCGGCGACCGGCTCGTCGTCATCGCGGGCGGCAGCGACAACCCGCTGCACGTCGCCAAGGGGCTGATCGGGCCTTATGCGGCCGGACCCGTGGTCGCGGGCCCCGTCGTCCCCGACCTGCTCGCCGCGACCAGGTCCGCGCAGGCCGCAGCGGCCGGGCTCAAGGCGTGCTCGGCCTGGCAGGACGCGCCCCGCCCGGTCCTGGCGGACGATCTGCTGCCGGAGCGCGCGATCGCGTCAGACCCTGCCGCGCGTGAGCAATTGGTGGAGGAGATCTACAGACCGCTGGAAGAAGCGGGGTCGGCGCTACTGGAAACACTGAGCGTCTATCTGGAGCAGGCGAGCAGTCTCGAGGGCGCCGCCCGGATGCTCTTCGTCCACCCCAACACCGTGCGCTACCGGCTGCGACGTGTGACCGACGTCACCGGCTGGTCACCCTCCGATGTGCGCTCCGCGTTCACTCTGCGAATCGCGCTGATCCTGGGGCGTCTGGCCGACGGGGATTCGCAGTCCTAG
- a CDS encoding pirin family protein — protein MIDVRRSADRFRGGDPASGIESLHAFSFGRHYDPDNLRFGAILACNEERLEPGAGFDEHPHSHTEIVTWVVEGELTHRDSAGHATVVGPGDVQRLSSAGGVRHVERNDRDAPLVFVQTWLAPLSPGGDPSYEIVPGIADSTPYALPEAGAMLHVRRLAPGERTAVPDAAAVYVHVVRGEVRLGDAELGPGDAARITDADGLVLAAAEAAEVLLWELNEANSSPAGV, from the coding sequence GTGATTGACGTACGGCGCTCCGCCGACCGCTTCCGCGGCGGCGACCCCGCCTCGGGTATCGAGTCCCTGCACGCCTTTTCCTTCGGCCGCCATTACGACCCCGACAACCTCCGCTTCGGCGCGATCCTCGCCTGCAACGAGGAGCGTCTCGAGCCGGGCGCGGGCTTCGACGAGCATCCGCACAGCCACACCGAGATCGTCACCTGGGTCGTCGAGGGCGAGCTCACCCACCGCGACTCGGCGGGCCATGCGACGGTGGTCGGGCCCGGGGACGTCCAGCGGCTCAGCTCGGCGGGCGGGGTGCGGCATGTGGAGCGCAACGACCGGGACGCGCCGCTGGTCTTCGTACAGACGTGGCTCGCGCCACTGTCACCGGGCGGCGACCCTTCGTACGAGATCGTGCCCGGCATCGCGGACTCGACGCCGTACGCGCTGCCCGAGGCGGGCGCGATGCTCCATGTCCGCCGCCTCGCCCCGGGCGAACGCACGGCGGTCCCGGACGCGGCGGCTGTGTACGTCCATGTGGTGCGGGGCGAAGTACGGCTGGGGGACGCGGAGTTGGGGCCGGGTGACGCGGCGCGTATCACGGACGCGGACGGCTTGGTGCTGGCTGCGGCGGAGGCTGCCGAGGTCCTGCTCTGGGAGCTGAACGAAGCGAATTCAAGCCCAGCCGGCGTTTGA
- a CDS encoding serine hydrolase, whose product MQSLAMIENWPVPTAAAAVVRADGTVAGSYGPTSHRFPLASVTKPLAAYAALVAYEEGAVELDEPAGPEGSTVRHLLAHTSGLAFDEHRMTAPPGTRRLYSNAGFEVLADHIAKATEIPFAEYLHQAVLEPLGMTATTLDGSPAKDGVSTVDDLVRFAAEVQAPRLLDARTVLEAMTVVHPGLSGILPGYGHQKPNDWGLGFEIRDAKSPHWTGSSSSPHTFGHFGQSGTFLWIDPDARAACVALTDRAFGPWAIEAWPSFTDAVLAQLRRG is encoded by the coding sequence ATGCAGAGCCTGGCGATGATCGAGAACTGGCCGGTACCGACCGCGGCGGCCGCCGTCGTACGAGCGGACGGCACGGTCGCCGGTTCGTACGGCCCCACCTCGCACCGCTTCCCGCTCGCCTCCGTCACCAAGCCGCTCGCGGCCTACGCGGCGCTCGTGGCGTACGAGGAGGGGGCGGTCGAACTCGACGAACCGGCGGGCCCCGAGGGCTCGACGGTCCGTCATCTGCTCGCCCACACCTCGGGCCTGGCCTTCGACGAACACCGCATGACGGCCCCGCCCGGCACCCGCCGGCTGTACTCCAACGCGGGCTTCGAGGTGCTCGCCGACCACATCGCCAAGGCGACGGAGATCCCGTTCGCGGAGTATCTGCACCAGGCGGTGCTCGAGCCGCTGGGCATGACGGCGACCACCCTGGACGGCTCGCCGGCGAAGGACGGCGTCTCGACGGTCGATGACCTGGTGCGCTTCGCCGCGGAGGTGCAGGCACCGCGTCTCCTTGACGCCCGCACCGTGCTGGAGGCGATGACGGTTGTGCACCCCGGCCTGTCCGGGATCCTCCCCGGCTACGGGCACCAGAAGCCCAACGACTGGGGGCTCGGCTTCGAGATCCGGGATGCCAAGTCCCCGCACTGGACGGGCAGTTCGTCCTCGCCGCACACCTTCGGGCACTTCGGCCAGTCGGGCACGTTCCTGTGGATCGACCCGGACGCGCGGGCCGCGTGCGTGGCGCTCACCGACCGGGCGTTCGGACCGTGGGCCATCGAGGCGTGGCCTTCGTTCACGGATGCGGTGCTGGCCCAGCTGCGCCGAGGGTGA
- a CDS encoding GNAT family N-acetyltransferase, translating to MSLARRATPADAEELVRLRKVMQDSHIGPNPDVSWQPAAVDTLRKKLADPAGDLTAFVVERPGGLAACAVGTIEYRLGGPGNPHGMSGYVFSVATDPDMRRRGYSRACMEALLAWFRERGVSKIDLRASSDGEPLYSSLGFVRTPDPAMRLTL from the coding sequence ATGAGCCTCGCCCGCCGCGCCACCCCAGCGGACGCCGAAGAGCTGGTCCGCCTCCGCAAGGTCATGCAGGACTCGCATATCGGACCGAATCCCGACGTCAGCTGGCAGCCCGCCGCCGTCGACACCCTGCGCAAGAAGCTCGCCGACCCGGCCGGCGACCTGACGGCGTTCGTCGTCGAGCGCCCCGGCGGCCTGGCGGCGTGCGCGGTCGGCACGATCGAATACCGGCTCGGCGGTCCGGGCAATCCGCATGGCATGTCCGGCTATGTGTTCAGCGTGGCAACCGACCCGGACATGCGGCGCCGCGGCTACTCCCGCGCCTGCATGGAGGCGCTGCTGGCCTGGTTCCGCGAGCGCGGCGTATCCAAGATCGACCTGCGCGCCTCCTCCGACGGCGAGCCGCTGTACTCCTCGCTCGGCTTCGTCCGCACCCCCGATCCCGCGATGAGACTGACCCTCTAG
- a CDS encoding MerR family transcriptional regulator, translating into MTLIETKPDRTDICASAPRAHPRPEGQDRYTISEVVAFTGLTAHTLRWYERIGLMPHVDRSHTGQRRFTNRDLDWLAFVGKLRLTGMPVADMVRYAELVREGEHTFEARQELLEQTRRDVRSRIAELQDTLAVLDHKIGFYADARRASERL; encoded by the coding sequence ATGACGCTGATCGAGACCAAGCCGGACCGGACGGACATCTGCGCCTCTGCGCCACGTGCGCATCCCCGCCCCGAGGGGCAGGACCGCTACACGATCAGCGAGGTCGTCGCCTTCACCGGCCTCACCGCGCACACCCTGCGCTGGTACGAGCGGATCGGGCTGATGCCGCACGTCGACAGGTCGCACACCGGACAGCGGCGCTTCACCAACCGCGACCTGGACTGGCTCGCCTTTGTCGGCAAGCTGCGGCTGACCGGGATGCCGGTCGCGGACATGGTCCGCTACGCGGAGCTGGTGCGGGAGGGCGAGCACACCTTCGAGGCACGGCAGGAGCTGCTGGAACAGACGCGGCGCGATGTCCGGTCGCGTATCGCGGAGCTCCAGGACACGCTCGCCGTGCTGGACCACAAGATCGGCTTTTACGCGGACGCCCGGCGGGCGTCGGAGAGGCTCTGA
- a CDS encoding aldo/keto reductase encodes MSNSKIAQARLGSGGPLVGVQGLGCMGMSEFYGETDLAAARDTLEAALEAGVTLFDTADVYGRGANEEFLAPFVGAHRDEITLATKFAIERTDDPHYRGVRNDGAYIRQAVEDSLRRLKTDVIDVYYMHRRDPAVPFAESVGAMAELVEQGKVRHLGLSEVTGAELREAHAVHPIAALQSEWSLFSRDVEHSAVGAAAELGVAFVPYSPLGRGFLTGAFTDAGKDLSQDDFRQYQPRFTGDNAKTNAALLEPVHKIAAAHGATAAQVALAWVHQRADVHSLAVVPIPGTRKTSRLLENVGATRLTLTADELAVLEPIAGLVAGDRYPDMSSTSAARE; translated from the coding sequence ATGAGCAACAGCAAGATCGCACAGGCGCGGCTCGGGAGCGGCGGACCCCTGGTCGGCGTGCAGGGCCTTGGCTGCATGGGCATGAGCGAGTTCTACGGAGAGACCGACCTGGCGGCCGCCCGGGACACCTTGGAGGCGGCGCTGGAGGCGGGCGTCACGCTCTTCGACACCGCGGACGTGTACGGACGCGGGGCGAACGAGGAGTTCCTCGCGCCGTTCGTCGGAGCGCACCGCGACGAGATCACGCTGGCGACGAAGTTCGCCATAGAGCGGACCGACGACCCGCACTACCGGGGTGTCCGCAACGACGGCGCGTACATCCGGCAGGCCGTCGAGGACAGCCTGCGGCGGCTGAAGACCGACGTCATCGACGTGTACTACATGCACCGACGCGACCCGGCCGTGCCGTTCGCCGAGTCCGTCGGCGCGATGGCCGAGCTGGTCGAGCAGGGCAAGGTCAGGCACCTCGGGCTGAGCGAGGTCACCGGCGCGGAACTGCGCGAGGCGCACGCCGTGCACCCCATCGCCGCGCTGCAGTCGGAGTGGTCGCTGTTCAGCCGGGACGTGGAACACAGCGCGGTGGGCGCGGCGGCGGAACTCGGTGTCGCCTTCGTGCCGTACTCGCCGCTCGGCCGGGGCTTTCTGACCGGCGCGTTCACGGACGCCGGCAAGGACCTGTCTCAGGACGACTTCCGCCAGTACCAGCCGCGCTTCACCGGCGACAACGCCAAGACGAACGCGGCGCTGCTGGAACCGGTCCACAAGATCGCGGCGGCGCACGGGGCGACGGCCGCGCAGGTCGCCCTCGCCTGGGTGCACCAGCGGGCCGATGTGCACTCGCTCGCCGTGGTCCCGATCCCCGGCACCCGCAAGACCAGCCGGCTGCTCGAGAACGTCGGCGCGACCCGGCTCACCCTGACCGCCGACGAGCTGGCGGTGCTGGAGCCGATCGCCGGGCTGGTGGCGGGGGACAGGTACCCGGACATGTCGTCGACTTCGGCGGCCCGCGAGTAG
- a CDS encoding DUF4429 domain-containing protein, with translation MGDVLAGIQATWEFETDSVLIRFERGLRTPKLFQTLRERRIPHEALASVTLSPGKRGTVVLHAVPRPGADPLMEAAAGQLKEGCDPYRLVLPAERETLAEYYADELRGLLPADADKPAERYAVAAPEAPLGFKAYDGKASFDGSHVAFRWSWTGASSAKWKAGDQSYPVGELSGVEWRSPEAFDGYLRLLLRGDEPGDEGARPAQVDQDPAAVLFGLRYGPVHESLPFAAAVLESVRNTGSAPAPALRAGRRDPADIAERIRHLGELHQAGLVTDEEFSTKKAELLAQL, from the coding sequence ATGGGTGATGTGCTGGCCGGAATTCAAGCCACCTGGGAGTTCGAGACCGACTCCGTGCTCATCCGCTTCGAACGGGGGCTCCGCACGCCGAAGCTGTTCCAGACGCTTCGCGAACGCCGTATCCCCCACGAGGCGTTGGCGTCGGTGACACTCTCCCCGGGCAAGCGCGGCACGGTGGTGCTGCACGCTGTGCCCAGACCCGGCGCGGATCCGCTGATGGAGGCCGCGGCCGGGCAGCTGAAAGAGGGCTGCGACCCGTACCGTCTTGTGCTGCCCGCGGAGCGGGAGACGCTCGCCGAGTACTACGCCGACGAACTGCGGGGCCTGCTCCCCGCGGACGCGGACAAGCCCGCCGAGCGGTACGCCGTAGCCGCGCCCGAGGCCCCGCTGGGCTTCAAGGCGTACGACGGAAAGGCCTCCTTCGACGGCTCGCACGTCGCATTCCGCTGGTCCTGGACGGGCGCGTCGTCCGCCAAGTGGAAGGCGGGCGACCAGAGTTACCCGGTCGGGGAGCTGAGCGGGGTCGAGTGGCGCTCGCCGGAGGCGTTCGACGGGTATCTGCGGCTGCTGCTGCGCGGCGACGAACCCGGCGACGAGGGGGCCAGGCCCGCGCAGGTGGACCAGGACCCGGCCGCGGTGCTGTTCGGGCTGAGGTACGGACCGGTGCACGAGTCGCTGCCGTTCGCGGCCGCGGTGCTCGAATCCGTACGGAATACCGGCTCGGCGCCTGCGCCGGCGCTGCGGGCGGGGCGGAGAGACCCGGCCGACATCGCGGAGCGGATACGGCACCTCGGGGAGCTGCACCAGGCGGGTCTGGTGACGGACGAGGAGTTCAGCACGAAGAAGGCGGAGCTGCTCGCGCAGTTGTGA
- a CDS encoding alpha/beta hydrolase: MTSFDSSPTLTAWRALLALAVVFIMLATTGWTAVRHQGGPRNALEAELAGWAKGRIGERALPGADSAPHRLAAFFGSLGSAQRARLADRYPLVVGNLNGAPVTLRYRANRKALAHSHALERKRVNDPNLTADGHREAIRRMHRFKALMSADRQILAFDPSGPGKVAEVLGDLDHAQRVSVIVPGVDTNLLTFQKTTRKYTAPVGMAQSLYAAQRAASPRTRTAVIAWADYTAPVGVGMDSAIGRLAAGGAIRLTALANALPGDSRVALFCHSYGSVVCGVAARELPDRVDDIAVAGSPGMRAQNVAGLHSNARVWAMRDSDDWIQEVPHLEVGGLGHGEDPVTPAFGARVLSAAGAVGHAGYFEPGTESVSNFAEIGVGSYASVSCASEDDTCRSGIYGNKVA, encoded by the coding sequence GTGACTTCCTTCGACTCCTCCCCCACCTTGACCGCCTGGCGCGCCCTCCTCGCCCTCGCGGTCGTGTTCATCATGCTGGCGACCACCGGCTGGACCGCCGTACGACATCAGGGCGGTCCTCGTAACGCTCTCGAGGCCGAACTGGCCGGCTGGGCCAAGGGCCGGATAGGGGAGCGGGCGCTGCCCGGGGCCGACTCGGCACCGCATCGGCTGGCCGCCTTCTTCGGCTCGCTCGGCAGTGCCCAGCGGGCCCGACTCGCCGACCGGTACCCGCTCGTCGTCGGCAATCTCAACGGCGCCCCGGTCACCCTGCGCTACCGCGCCAACCGCAAGGCCCTCGCGCACTCGCACGCGCTGGAGCGCAAGCGCGTGAACGACCCCAACCTCACCGCGGACGGCCACCGCGAGGCCATCCGCCGTATGCACCGCTTCAAGGCGCTGATGAGCGCCGACCGGCAGATCCTCGCCTTCGACCCGTCCGGGCCCGGCAAGGTCGCCGAAGTGCTCGGCGACCTCGACCACGCCCAGCGCGTCTCGGTGATCGTCCCCGGCGTCGACACCAATCTGCTCACTTTCCAGAAGACGACCCGCAAGTACACCGCGCCGGTCGGCATGGCACAGTCGCTGTACGCGGCCCAGCGGGCCGCGTCCCCTCGTACGCGTACCGCCGTCATCGCCTGGGCCGACTACACCGCGCCCGTCGGCGTCGGCATGGACTCGGCCATCGGCCGGCTCGCCGCGGGCGGCGCGATCCGGCTGACCGCGCTTGCGAACGCACTGCCCGGCGACTCCAGGGTCGCGCTGTTCTGCCACAGTTACGGCTCCGTCGTCTGCGGGGTCGCGGCCCGCGAACTGCCCGACCGGGTGGACGACATAGCGGTGGCCGGCAGCCCCGGCATGCGCGCCCAGAACGTCGCCGGACTGCACTCGAACGCCCGGGTCTGGGCGATGCGGGACAGCGACGACTGGATCCAGGAAGTACCGCATCTCGAAGTCGGCGGCCTCGGGCACGGCGAGGACCCGGTGACACCGGCGTTCGGCGCCCGGGTGCTGTCCGCGGCCGGCGCGGTCGGCCACGCAGGCTATTTCGAGCCGGGTACGGAGAGCGTCAGCAACTTCGCGGAGATAGGGGTCGGTTCGTACGCCAGCGTGAGCTGCGCGAGCGAAGATGACACATGCCGCAGTGGTATTTACGGCAACAAGGTGGCCTGA
- a CDS encoding TetR/AcrR family transcriptional regulator produces MTVERTGLRERKKQRTRDALVRAALELFTTKGYEQTTVDEIADAVEVSQRTFFRYFANKEEAAFAVQQLAESHFIAAVRERPAQEGPFEALRNAVLGAWDTIGEAIEAIIPLELHMRSYQLIESTPVLLAVHLRRSMEVEEEIARLIADREGLDVNTDPRPRVAVAAFSGVMRVTGRLWGQGEDASMEALRSLTETYLDRLGPALAENWGARAARSGNT; encoded by the coding sequence GTGACGGTCGAGCGGACAGGGCTGCGGGAGCGCAAGAAGCAGCGGACCCGTGACGCGCTGGTGCGCGCCGCGCTGGAGCTCTTCACGACCAAGGGGTACGAGCAGACGACCGTCGACGAAATCGCGGACGCGGTCGAGGTCTCCCAGCGCACTTTCTTCCGGTACTTCGCCAATAAGGAGGAGGCCGCGTTCGCCGTCCAGCAGCTCGCCGAGTCCCACTTCATCGCGGCGGTGCGCGAACGGCCCGCGCAGGAGGGGCCGTTCGAGGCACTGCGGAACGCGGTGCTGGGGGCATGGGACACGATCGGCGAGGCGATCGAGGCGATCATCCCCCTCGAACTGCATATGCGCAGCTACCAGCTGATCGAGTCGACGCCCGTGCTGCTCGCCGTCCATCTGCGGCGCTCCATGGAGGTCGAGGAGGAGATCGCCCGCCTGATCGCGGACCGCGAGGGCCTGGACGTGAACACGGACCCGAGGCCACGGGTCGCGGTGGCGGCGTTCAGCGGGGTGATGCGCGTGACGGGCCGGCTGTGGGGCCAGGGCGAGGACGCGAGTATGGAGGCGCTCAGGAGCCTGACGGAGACGTACCTGGATCGCCTGGGCCCGGCGCTGGCGGAGAACTGGGGGGCGCGGGCTGCCCGTTCGGGCAACACGTAG
- a CDS encoding MFS transporter has protein sequence MTSQTAVEKAQKDPQDAAPAPVKGLRGHPWLTLFAVAIGVMMVALDGTIVAIANPAIQKDLGATFADVQWITNGYFLALAVTLITAGKLGDRFGHRQTFLIGVVGFAAASGAIGLSDSIALVVTFRVLQGLFGALLMPAALGLLRATFPAEKLNMAIGIWGMVIGASTAGGPILGGLLVQHVSWQSVFFINVPVGILAVVLGALILKDHRAKNAPKSFDILGIALLSAAMFCLVWALIKAPAWGWGDGQTWGFIAVSVVCFALFAFWETKVREPLIPLKLFRSVPLAAGTVLMVLMAIAFMGGLFFVTFYLQNVHGMSPVDSGLHLLPLTGMMIVGSPLAGALITKSGPRIPLAGGMVLTAVAMFGMSTLSTDTGSLPMSVWFALLGLGLAPVMVGATEVIVGNAPMELSGVAGGLQQAAMQIGGSLGTAVLGAVMASKVDNDLAGNWIDAKLPPLTPAQLDQASEAVQVGVPPVAPGTPPAIAEKIVGVAHDTFMSGMGLACLVAAGVAAVAVFVALLTKRGANAEAGAAHI, from the coding sequence ATGACTAGTCAGACCGCCGTCGAAAAGGCGCAGAAGGATCCCCAGGACGCCGCCCCGGCACCGGTCAAGGGGTTGCGCGGCCACCCCTGGCTGACGCTTTTCGCCGTGGCCATCGGCGTGATGATGGTCGCGCTGGACGGCACCATCGTCGCGATCGCCAACCCGGCGATCCAGAAGGACCTCGGTGCCACGTTCGCCGACGTCCAGTGGATCACCAACGGCTACTTCCTCGCCCTCGCCGTGACCCTGATCACCGCCGGCAAGCTCGGTGACCGCTTCGGCCACCGGCAGACGTTCCTCATCGGTGTCGTCGGATTCGCCGCCGCGTCGGGGGCCATCGGATTGTCCGACAGCATCGCCCTGGTGGTCACCTTCCGTGTGCTCCAAGGCCTGTTCGGCGCGCTGCTGATGCCCGCCGCGCTCGGCCTGCTGCGCGCCACCTTCCCCGCCGAGAAGCTGAACATGGCGATCGGCATCTGGGGCATGGTCATCGGTGCCTCCACCGCGGGCGGCCCGATCCTCGGCGGCCTGCTCGTCCAGCACGTCAGCTGGCAGTCGGTCTTCTTCATCAACGTCCCGGTCGGCATCCTCGCGGTCGTGCTCGGCGCGCTGATCCTCAAGGACCACCGCGCGAAGAACGCGCCGAAGTCCTTCGACATCCTCGGTATCGCGCTGCTGTCGGCGGCCATGTTCTGCCTGGTCTGGGCGCTGATCAAGGCCCCGGCGTGGGGCTGGGGCGACGGGCAGACGTGGGGCTTCATCGCAGTATCCGTCGTCTGCTTCGCTCTCTTCGCCTTCTGGGAGACGAAGGTCAGGGAGCCGCTCATCCCGCTGAAGCTGTTCCGCTCCGTGCCGCTCGCGGCGGGCACGGTCCTGATGGTGCTGATGGCGATCGCCTTCATGGGCGGCCTGTTCTTCGTCACCTTCTATCTGCAGAACGTGCACGGCATGAGCCCCGTCGACAGCGGTCTGCACCTGTTGCCGCTCACCGGCATGATGATCGTCGGCTCCCCGCTGGCGGGCGCGCTGATCACCAAGTCGGGCCCCCGCATCCCGCTGGCCGGCGGCATGGTGCTCACGGCGGTCGCCATGTTCGGCATGTCGACCCTGTCCACGGACACGGGCAGCCTGCCGATGTCCGTCTGGTTCGCCCTGCTCGGCCTCGGCCTCGCTCCGGTCATGGTCGGCGCCACCGAGGTCATCGTCGGCAATGCCCCGATGGAGCTCTCCGGCGTCGCGGGCGGTCTGCAGCAGGCCGCCATGCAGATCGGCGGCAGCCTCGGTACGGCGGTGCTCGGCGCGGTCATGGCCTCCAAGGTCGACAACGACCTCGCGGGGAACTGGATCGATGCCAAGCTTCCGCCGCTCACCCCCGCCCAGCTGGACCAGGCGTCGGAAGCCGTTCAGGTGGGTGTGCCGCCGGTGGCGCCCGGGACCCCGCCCGCCATCGCCGAGAAGATCGTCGGCGTCGCCCACGACACCTTCATGTCGGGCATGGGCCTGGCCTGCCTGGTGGCCGCCGGTGTCGCGGCCGTCGCGGTGTTCGTCGCCCTGCTGACCAAGCGCGGCGCGAACGCCGAGGCGGGTGCGGCCCACATCTGA
- a CDS encoding peptidase inhibitor family I36 protein, with the protein MRKIVTAGVTAGVLAAAVLAPQTATAAQPRLGECAAGELCLWEKGNFKGARQAHELSGTDIESCVPLPPGTTAQALANRTGRPVTTYQSAECEETGEFDTYPGGGTWVPQSPYGVRAFKIWER; encoded by the coding sequence ATGCGCAAGATCGTCACGGCCGGAGTCACGGCCGGAGTCCTGGCCGCAGCAGTACTGGCGCCGCAGACGGCGACCGCCGCGCAGCCCCGCCTCGGGGAGTGCGCGGCGGGCGAGCTCTGCCTCTGGGAGAAGGGGAACTTCAAGGGCGCCCGCCAGGCCCATGAACTGTCCGGCACGGACATCGAGAGCTGTGTGCCGCTGCCGCCGGGCACCACCGCGCAGGCGCTCGCCAACCGGACCGGGCGGCCCGTCACCACGTACCAGTCGGCGGAGTGCGAGGAGACGGGGGAGTTCGACACCTACCCGGGTGGCGGCACCTGGGTGCCCCAATCGCCGTACGGGGTAAGGGCGTTCAAGATCTGGGAGCGCTAG